From the genome of Delphinus delphis chromosome 8, mDelDel1.2, whole genome shotgun sequence, one region includes:
- the P2RY6 gene encoding P2Y purinoceptor 6 — MEWDNDTGQALGLPPTTCVYQENFKRLLLPPVYSVVLAAGLPLNACVIAQICTSRRALTRTAVYTLNLALADLLYACSLPLLIYNYAQGDHWPFGDLTCRLVRFLFYANLHGSILFLTCISFQRYLGICHPLAPWHKRGGRRAAWLVCGAVWLAVTTQCLPTALFAATGIQRNRTVCYDLSPPALATHYMPYGMALTVIGFLLPFVALLACYCCLARRLCRQDGPAGPVARERRSKAARMAVVVAAAFAISFLPFHITKTAYLAVRSTPGLPCPVLEAFAAAYKGTRPFASANSVLDPILFYFTQKKFRRRPHELLQKLTAKWQRQGC, encoded by the coding sequence ATGGAATGGGACAATGACacaggccaggccctgggcttgCCGCCCACCACCTGCGTCTACCAAGAGAACTTCAAGCGGTTACTGCTGCCGCCTGTGTACTCGGTGGTGCTGGCAGCCGGCCTGCCACTGAACGCCTGCGTCATTGCCCAGATTTGCACATCCCGCCGGGCCCTGACCCGCACGGCCGTGTACACCCTGAACTTGGCCCTGGCGGACCTGCTGTAtgcctgctccctgcccctgctCATCTACAACTATGCCCAAGGTGACCACTGGCCCTTCGGAGACCTCACCTGCCGCCTGGTCCGCTTCCTCTTCTACGCCAACCTACACGGCAGCATCCTCTTTCTTACCTGCATCAGCTTCCAGCGTTACCTAGGCATCTGCCACCCTCTGGCCCCCTGGCACAAGCGTGGGGGCCGCCGGGCTGCCTGGCTAGTGTGTGGGGCTGTATGGCTGGCCGTGACGACCCAGTGCCTGCCCACAGCCCTCTTTGCTGCCACAGGCATCCAGCGTAACCGCACAGTCTGCTATGACCTGagcccacctgccctggccaCCCACTACATGCCCTATGGCATGGCCCTCACAGTCATCGGCTTCCTGCTGCCCTTTGTTGCCCTGCTGGCCTGCTACTGCTGCCTGGCCCGTCGTCTGTGCCGCCAGGACGGCCCAGCAGGGCCTGTGGCCCGGGAGCGGCGCAGCAAGGCAGCCCGCATGGCTGTTGTGGTGGCAGCTGCCTTTGCCATCAGCTTCCTGCCTTTCCACATCACCAAGACAGCCTACCTGGCGGTGCGCTCTACGCCTGGCCTCCCCTGCCCTGTGCTGGAGGCCTTCGCGGCCGCCTACAAGGGCACACGGCCCTTCGCCAGTGCCAACAGCGTGCTGGACCCCATCCTCTTCTACTTTACCCAGAAGAAGTTCCGCCGGCGGCCACATGAGCTGCTACAGAAACTCACAGCCAAGTGGCAGCGACAGGGTTGCTGA